One region of Eupeodes corollae chromosome 1, idEupCoro1.1, whole genome shotgun sequence genomic DNA includes:
- the LOC129939152 gene encoding uncharacterized protein LOC129939152, giving the protein MSDEEEKIQSEPDDDHEDEHINETIKPSDEFDVNTRIGNMQEVFQKSLQEMEQKFLAMFNAIKPTNDQVIDIPPSFPLAQVQVKNTKTAMLPFSSMSPSKDIQSYQQPPHPQSSLQPSLPNVHQSLPLTLNNPNPPPTQIQSSSKVQPYQSLTSYHAQSSIQPSLPIVHESPPISLNQPLPTQIQSSSQPHQSQLPYHSQFSMPQFSLSESSDFQTPFSYKPQAHQLQLHHPEPETQHHQTELRRHLHELPKFGGLPEEWPAFINLYRETTRTYGYTNLENQMRLQKCLYGEAKQVVEALLIYPNNVADVISELKNSFGRDEILIRSQLAKLKMISPITEGKVIDIVPLAVKVKGLAIFLETSNATQHISNPSLLEELCSKLPFRMRLEWTRTKIHIKPHATLHHFSKFLDEEANVIKATTYCTSSSPQSLIETKKNFVMHINTNNSQRASCILCSQDHLLAVCDRFAEMSVDERWKEVKALKLCFSCLRRGHNTFTCRTKFICNIGGCQRKHHKLLHNNFNFSPPESNMDIVSQPLCTLHRPSDVENTELFFKIIPVTLSGAAGSSVHTYAYLDDGAMPSLIDENVAKQLGLQGKSGNIKLQWFGNQTIDLPTTFVEFEIQGVGKKYKVNNFCTIKNLDLPTQSLNFNKLISNNSCQSAELKELPIYDYFNVKPTILVGMSNAYLGVESNRFELGSKGPFIAETRLGWVVYGPTHVQNDHLTKLKRILTVRDAESYSHESVLDNIHEMVRNYFTIENMGIYKPTNKLLSNNDQRAINIMKQTTKQNGFRYEVGLLWKSDNFEFPESFTMALKRLEFVEKKILKDPELQAAYRGKIDEYLEKGYAYKVKLDPNNVESSKIWYLPHFGVRNPNKPGKFRLVFDAAAKSKGVSFNDMLLSGPDMNQTLLDVLFKFREARIGICSDIKEMFHRIDIRPEDQMCQRFLWRDGSPENQLEVYQMRAMIFGATCSPSLAQHVKNTNAMQFKDENPRAVTAITERHYVDDYVDSFETEEDAIDVVKQVVWIHQKGNFELANFVSNSERVLKELGVLDEVNRIVDVNVDVCDKRERILGMHWNTTKDAFVFSFQFHKVSLDILTGVRTPTKREMLSVIMSIFDPFGFLAHFVISAKILLQEVWKSGIPWDTVLPDRILNKWKLWVTELNDVQNITIPRCYSAFFKKGRVELHIFTDASENAYATVAYWRIISSDGEINVAFVAAKSRCSPIRPMSIPRLELQAAILGVRLKSSILAGHSRNADQVYYWSDSKTVIRWINSSSCRFKQFVEHRISEILEESEQTQWNWLPTTENIADEATRARFPVNLESSSRWFLGPNFLYLDTNNWPREKVDVSDVEIEEALEIRAPLFHATVISKLIDIHRFSNFSRLKRTVAWVFRFISNCKRISSMHHKSGELTPQEESAAEIYLSAEVQKDAYRDEYKCLKSQTCISKTSSLLSLNPIYDSRNDLIRADGRISTASFLPAAAQRPIILPKTHYFTELLVAYYHRKFHHQNQDLITCEIRRKFWIPSLKVLVRKTKSNCRTCKIINATPRQPLMAPLPRDRTTPYVSPFSYTGVDLFGPVHIKNRRNQEKRWVSVFTCMTTRAIHLEICHDQSTDAFLMSLRNFMNRRGVPVRIRSDCGSNFLGIDKELRNVPDFLDHEAMKSSLTPLGIEWIFNSPKYPNAGGCWERLIGSVKRVLRVVLTEQTPKLETLQSVLCEAENIVNSRPLTDIPVSIDEPEPITPNHFLMGKPNSTQTPGPYNWKHINMRKQWRIVQQLKNMFWKQWVRQYLPDLTRRAKWCQRSEPIKINDLVFVCEIDSPRSQWLRGKVTETYPGKDGVIRTVEVTTANKTKFRRPVSRLAVLDVEQHCSESK; this is encoded by the coding sequence ATGTCCGACGAGGAAGAAAAGATCCAAAGCGAGCCAGATGACGATCATGAGGATGAACACATCAACGAGACCATCAAACCATCTGATGAATTTGATGTGAACACACGAATTGGGAATATGCAAGAGGTATTCCAGAAATCGCTGCAGGAAATGGAACAAAAGTTTTTGGCTATGTTCAACGCCATAAAGCCAACAAATGATCAGGTAATTGACATTCCTCCCTCCTTTCCCCTTGCCCAGGTTCAGGTTAAAAACACCAAAACTGCAATGTTGCCCTTCTCATCGATGTCGCCCTCCAAAGATATACAGTCCTATCAACAGCCGCCACATCCACAGTCTTCGTTACAGCCGTCTTTGCCCAACGTTCACCAGTCACTGCCATTAACGTTGAACAACCCGAACCCGCCGCCAACCCAGATCCAGTCATCATCTAAGGTACAGCCGTACCAATCACTTACGTCATATCATGCACAGTCGTCGATACAGCCGTCATTGCCCATAGTCCACGAGTCACCACCAATTTCGTTGAACCAGCCGCTGCCAACTCAGATACAGTCATCATCCCAGCCCCACCAATCACAGCTGCCATATCATTCTCAGTTTTCTATGCCACAATTTTCTCTGTCAGAGTCATCAGATTTCCAGACACCATTCTCATATAAGCCACAAGCACACCAGCTGCAATTGCACCATCCAGAGCCTGAAACACAACACCATCAAACCGAATTAAGACGTCATTTGCATGAATTGCCTAAATTTGGGGGGCTTCCAGAAGAGTGGCCAGCCTTTATCAATTTATACCGCGAAACCACCAGGACATATGGCTATACCAATCTTGAGAACCAGATGCGACTGCAGAAATGCCTATATGGAGAAGCGAAGCAGGTAGTCGAGGCATTATTAATTTATCCTAATAATGTCGCTGACGTCATTTCGgaacttaaaaatagttttgggcGGGACGAAATTCTCATCCGAAGTCAACTAGCAAAGCTTAAAATGATTTCACCCATAACTGAGGGAAAAGTAATTGATATTGTACCACTCGCTGTCAAGGTAAAAGGGCTGGCCATTTTTCTGGAAACGTCCAACGCCACCCAGCACATAAGCAATCCGTCTTTGCTTGAAGAGTTATGCTCGAAATTGCCCTTCAGGATGCGTTTGGAGTGGACACGAACTAAAATTCACATCAAACCACACGCTACACTGCACCATTTTTCCAAGTTCCTGGACGAGGAAGCAAACGTCATTAAGGCAACAACGTACTGTACCTCATCTAGCCCTCAAAGCttgattgaaacaaaaaagaactttgtTATGCACATTAACACGAACAACTCTCAACGAGCTTCGTGCATATTGTGTAGCCAAGATCATTTGTTGGCAGTGTGTGACAGATTTGCTGAAATGTCGGTGGACGAACGATGGAAGGAAGTGAAGgcattaaaactttgtttttcttgtttgagGCGAGGACACAACACATTTACATGCAGAACCAAATTTATCTGTAACATTGGTGGATGCCAGCGCAAACACCATAAATTACTTcacaataactttaatttttctccACCAGAATCAAATATGGATATCGTCTCACAGCCTTTATGCACCTTGCATCGTCCTTCGGATGTAGAAAACAcagaattgtttttcaaaataattccagTAACATTGTCTGGTGCCGCTGGATCTTCGGTGCATACGTACGCATATCTGGATGACGGTGCAATGCCTTCCTTAATTGATGAAAATGTCGCAAAACAACTGGGGCTACAAGGAAAATCTGGTAACATTAAACTTCAGTGGTTTGGAAATCAGACCATAGACTTACCAACAACATTTGTGGAATTTGAAATCCAGGGTGTCGGCAAAAAATATAAGGTGAATAATTTCTGCACAATAAAAAATCTTGACCTGCCGACACAAtccttgaattttaataaattaatttccaacAACAGCTGTCAAAGTGCTGAGTTAAAAGAGTTGCCAATTTATGACTATTTTAATGTAAAACCTACTATTTTGGTGGGTATGTCCAATGCTTATTTAGGAGTAGAATCAAACCGGTTTGAACTGGGATCGAAGGGACCATTTATTGCTGAAACAAGGTTGGGGTGGGTAGTTTATGGCCCAACACATGTACAAAATGACCACTTGACTAAACTTAAAAGAATTTTGACTGTTCGTGATGCAGAATCGTATTCTCATGAAAGCGTTTTGGATAATATTCATGAAAtggtaagaaattattttactatCGAGAACATGGGTATTTATAAACCGAcgaataaattattatcaaataatGATCAAAGGGCGATAAACATTATGAAGCAAACTACTAAACAAAACGGTTTCCGATATGAAGTGGGACTTCTTTGGAAATCAGATAACTTTGAATTTCCTGAAAGCTTCACAATGGCCCTTAAGAGACTAGAATTCGtcgaaaagaagattttaaaagatCCTGAACTTCAAGCAGCATATAGAGGAAAAATAGATGAGTATTTGGAGAAGGGATACGCATACAAAGTTAAATTGGATCCAAATAATGTCGAATCTTCCAAAATCTGGTACCTTCCACATTTTGGAGTAAGGAATCCAAACAAACCGGGAAAATTCAGATTAGTCTTTGACGCAGCAGCCAAATCTAAAGGCGTCTCCTTTAATGACATGTTGTTGTCAGGACCAGATATGAACCAAACGCTGTTGGATGTACTCTTTAAGTTCCGAGAAGCACGCATCGGAATATGTTCCGATATCAAAGAGATGTTTCATAGAATAGACATTCGACCAGAAGACCAGATGTGCCAACGATTTTTATGGAGAGACGGAAGTCCTGAAAACCAATTGGAAGTTTACCAGATGCGAGCAATGATATTTGGAGCCACTTGCTCTCCCAGTTTGGCGCAACATGTGAAAAATACGAACGCAATGCAATTCAAAGATGAAAACCCAAGAGCCGTTACTGCCATCACAGAAAGACATTACGTTGATGATTACGTTGACTCCTTTGAAACAGAAGAAGATGCCATTGATGTCGTGAAACAAGTAGTATGGATTCATCAAAAAGGTAATTTTGAGTTGGCAAACTTTGTTTCAAATTCGGAAAGAGTTCTAAAAGAGTTGGGAGTGCTTGATGAAGTGAATCGGATAGTTGACGTGAACGTTGACGTTTGTGATAAAAGAGAAAGAATTTTGGGAATGCACTGGAATACCACAAAAGACGCATTCGTGTTTTCGTTTCAATTCCATAAAGTTTCTCTAGATATTTTAACTGGCGTTCGAACTCCAACAAAACGTGAAATGTTAAGCGTTATCATGAGTATATTTGATCCCTTCGGATTTTTAGCACATTTTGTTATAAGTGCAAAAATACTATTGCAAGAAGTATGGAAGAGCGGAATTCCCTGGGATACAGTGTTACCAGATCGAATATTAAACAAATGGAAGCTGTGGGTGACAGAACTTAATGACGTACAAAACATCACAATACCAAGATGTTACTCGGCCTTTTTTAAGAAAGGACGTGTCGAATTGCATATCTTTACTGATGCGAGTGAAAATGCGTATGCCACCGTTGCTTATTGGAGAATTATTTCCAGCGATGGGGAAATAAATGTTGCGTTTGTGGCCGCAAAATCTCGATGTTCTCCAATAAGACCGATGTCAATTCCTCGCTTGGAACTACAAGCAGCTATATTGGGTGTCCGCTTAAAATCTTCTATCTTAGCTGGCCATAGCAGGAATGCGGACCAAGTATATTACTGGAGTGATTCAAAAACAGTTATTAGATGGATCAATTCCAGCAGTTGCCGTTTTAAGCAATTTGTAGAACATAGGATCTCAGAAATATTAGAAGAAAGTGAACAGACACAATGGAACTGGCTACCCacaactgaaaatatcgctgatgAAGCGACGCGTGCGCGGTTTCCAGTAAATTTGGAATCCAGTTCAAGGTGGTTTCTTGGCCCAAACTTCTTATATTTAGATACAAATAATTGGCCTCGGGAAAAAGTCGATGTGAGTGATGTCGAAATAGAAGAAGCGTTGGAAATCAGAGCACCATTATTCCATGCCACCGTAATCAGCAAACTAATTGACATTCacagattttcaaacttttctagGCTTAAGAGAACCGTAGCTTGGgtttttcgatttatttcaaactgTAAGCGAATTTCTTCAATGCATCATAAAAGTGGCGAACTAACACCTCAGGAAGAATCAGCAGCGGAAATATACTTGTCAGCAGAGGTACAAAAGGACGCCTATCGAGACGAATACAAGTGTTTAAAGTCACAGACATGTATATCGAAAACAAGTTCACTACTCTCACTGAATCCTATATACGATAGTAGGAATGATCTCATAAGAGCTGACGGAAGAATTTCTACCGCTTCATTTTTGCCAGCTGCTGCCCAACGTCCAATTATTCTACCAAAAACACATTATTTCACAGAGCTTCTTGTTGCATACTATCATCGAAAGTTTCATCATCAAAACCAAGACTTGATAACATGTGAAATACGTCGTAAGTTTTGGATACCATCTTTAAAAGTACTTGtacgaaaaacaaaatcaaactgcCGAACATGTAAAATCATAAATGCCACGCCACGCCAGCCCCTTATGGCTCCTTTGCCTAGGGATCGAACAACACCGTATGTAAGCCCATTTAGTTACACAGGGGTTGATTTATTCGGCCCCGTTCATATTAAGAACCGTAGAAACCAAGAAAAAAGATGGGTTTCGGTATTTACCTGTATGACTACTCGAGCGATACATCTAGAAATATGTCATGATCAATCTACGGACGCATTTCTCATGAGCTTAAGGAATTTTATGAATAGACGAGGAGTTCCCGTTCGAATAAGGAGTGATTGTGGATCAAATTTTCTAGGAATCGACAAAGAGCTTAGAAATGTTCCCGATTTTCTTGACCATGAAGCTATGAAATCTTCCTTGACTCCACTAGGCATCGAATGGATATTCAATAGTCCAAAATATCCGAATGCAGGTGGCTGTTGGGAAAGACTAATTGGAAGTGTCAAAAGAGTATTAAGGGTTGTATTAACAGAACAAACACCGAAGTTAGAAACCTTACAAAGCGTCTTGTGTGAAGCAGAAAACATCGTAAATAGCAGGCCTTTAACTGATATTCCTGTATCTATAGATGAACCGGAACCAATAACaccaaatcattttttaatgggAAAGCCGAATTCCACTCAAACACCTGGACCTTATAACTGGAAGCACATTAACATGAGAAAACAATGGCGCATCGtacaacaacttaaaaatatgttttggaaGCAATGGGTTCGGCAATATTTACCGGATCTTACTAGACGCGCTAAGTGGTGTCAACGATCGgaaccaataaaaataaacgatCTCGTTTTTGTATGTGAAATTGATTCTCCAAGGTCACAATGGTTAAGAGGCAAGGTAACAGAAACTTATCCAGGCAAAGATGGCGTAATTAGAACAGTTGAAGTCACCACggcaaacaaaaccaaatttcGTCGCCCGGTTTCCCGGTTGGCAGTTTTGGACGTCGAGCAACATTGTAGTGAATCCAAATAA